TAGGTGACGCCGTGGTGCTCCTCGTAATGGGACTTGAGGCCCTTCAGGATCTCATGCGCCTGCTCGGTCGTGGGCTCGGGGATCTCGATCTTCTGGAAGCGGCGCGCCAGGGCGCGGTCGCGCTCGAAGTGGTTCTTGAAGTCCTGGTAGGTCGTGGCGCCGATGCACCGCAGCTCGCCCGAGGCGAGCACGGGCTTCAGGATGTTGGAGGCGTCGAGCGAGCCGCCGCTCGTCGCGCCCGCCCCGACCACGGTGTGGATCTCGTCGATGAAGAGGATCGCCCCGGGAATCTTGCGGAGCGCCGCGATCACCGACTTCAGGCGCTGCTCGAAGTCGCCGCGGAAGCGCGTACCCGCGAGGAGCGCCCCCATGTCGAGGGCGTAGACGCGCGCGGTCTTGAGCGCGTCGGGGACGAGGCCTTCGTGGATCTGGAGGGCCAGTCCTTCCGCGAGCGCCGTCTTGCCGACCCCGGGCTCGCCCACGAAGACGGGGTTGTTCTTGCGGCGGCGGCAGAGCACGCGGGCCGTCCGTGCCAGCTCGTCGTCGCGGCCGATCAGCGGATCGATCTTGCCCGCCGCCGCGCGCGCCACGAGATCGACGGCGAAGAGCGCGAGCGGGTCGCGCTTGCGGCTCGGCGCCTCGGCCTCGTCGTCCTCCTCGTTCTCCGACGGCTCGCCCTCGACGACGTCTCCCTCCTCCGCGATCTTCGAGACGCCGTGCGAGATGTAGCTCACGACGTCGAGGCGGGTGATGCCCTGCTGATCGAGCAGGTAGGCCGCGTGCGAGTCGGGCTCGCGGAAGATCGCCACCAGCACGTTGCGGCCGAGGATCTCGTCCTTGCCCGAGGATTGCACGTGCGCGGCGGCGCGCTGGATCACCCGCTGGAAGCCGATCGTCTGCTCCGGCGAGACGTCGGCGCCGTCCGGCAGGCGCTGTAGCTTCTCGTCGAAGAAGCGCTCGAGCTCCTGCTTCAGCTCGTCCACGTCGCCGCCGCAATGGCGCACGATCCCGGCCACGTCGGCGTCGTGCAGCAGGGCGTAGAGCACGTGCTCGATGCAGAGGAATTCGTGCCGCCGCCGGCGCGCTTCGCTGACGGCCAGGGCCAGACTGATCTCGAGCTCTCGACTGATGCGCATCAGGCCTCGTCCATGCTGCAGCGGAGCGGATATTCGTGCTTGCGCGCCAACGCCTCGACCTGCGCGATGCGGGTCTCGGCGACCTCACGCGTGTAGACGCCCGCGACCCCCACCCCGCTCTTGTGCACATGCAGCATGATGCGGGTCGCGTCCGACTCCGAATGGTGGAAAACCCCTTGCAGAACGAACACGACGAACTCCATCGTCGTGTAGTCGTCGTTGTGCAGGAGCACCTTGTACATGCGCGGCTTCTTGAGCCGCGTCTTGGTGCGCGTCTCGACGGCCGTCCCCTCGCCGTCGTTCCGCCGGTCCCGCTCGACGCCCATGGGAGGCACCCTAGCATCCGGCGGGCGTCGAAAAAACGCGGGCGCATCGGATTGCCGCTGGCGCGGGATGCCCATCTCTGTAGTAAGCTGGCGGGCCCATGCGCATTCGCGACCTCTTCACGGGCCGCCGGCCGGTCTTCTCCTTCGAGTTCTTCCCTCCCAAGACGGGCGACGGAGAGCAGAGGCTCGTCGAGACGGTGCAGCGGCTGAAGGACCTCGGCCCGAGCTTCGTCTCGGTCACGAAGACCGGCGGGAAGCCGGCGGAGAAGACGATCGAGCTGACGGCGCGCCTCAAGCACGAGGTCGGCGTCGAGGCCATGGCGCACATGACGTGTGCGACCGCGGGGCGGCTCGAGATGCGGCGCATCTTCGAGCGCATCCGCGACGCCGGCATCGAGAACGTGCTGCCGCTGCGCGGCGACCCGCCCGCCGATCAGCCGGACTTCGTGCGCCCGCCCGACGGGTTCGCCCACGCCTGCGAGCTCGTCCGCTTTCTCAAGGAGGGCGGCTTCGACTTCTGCCTGGCGGGCGCCGCGTACCCCGAGAAGCATCCCGAGGCGCCGTCCGCCGAGGTCGATCTGCAGAACCTGAAGACCAAGGTCGACGCCGGGGTCGATCTGCTCATCACGCAGATGTTCTACCGCAACGCCGACTACTTCTCGTTCGTGAAGCGGGCGCGGGCGAGCGGCATCGACCTGCCGATCGTCGCCGGGATCATGCCCATCACCAACGTCGCCCAGATCGAGCGCATCGCGAAGCTCTCCGGCGCGGCGATTCCGGCCGACCTGCAGGCCGACCTCGACCGGACGCGCGGCGACGAGGCGGGAGCGCGCGAGGTCGGCATCGCCTACGCCATCCGGCAATGCCGCGAGCTCCTCGCGCGCGGCGCTCCGGGTATCCACTTCTACACGCTCAACCAATCGCCGGCGACGTCGGCGATCCTGCGCGAGCTCCGCCGCGATCACCCATGACGGATGCGGATCGCGCCGACCCGGTTTGACGCTGTGAAGCGCGGCCACTAGATACCCCCCGATGTCCACGCCGCGGGTCGTGATCACGGGGATGGGGGGCGTGACGCCGATCGGTACCGGCATCGACGCCATCTGGGAGAGCGCGTGCGCCGGACGGTCGGGCATCGGACCGATCACGCTCTTCGATGCGTCCGATCAGCAGTGTCGGATCGCGGGCGAGGTGCGCGGCTTCGAGGCCGGGCGCTGGATTCCGACGAAGCACTTGAAGCGCATGGACGACTTCGCGCGCTACGCCGTCGCCTCCTCCGTGATGGCCGTCGAGGACGCGAAGCTCGAGATTACGCCCGACAACTCGCGCCGGATCGGCGTGCTGCTCGGGAACAACGACGGCGGCGGGCGCACGATCTTTCGCACCGTGGCCGCGTTCCTGGCGAACGGTCCGGGCGCGGTGTCGCCGTTCTACATCACCGCCATCACCAGCAGCATGGGGGCAGCGCAGGTCGCGATCCGCCTCCAGGTGCGCGGGCCGAACTTCACGATCGGCAACGCCTGCGCGTCGGGGCTGAACGGGATCGGCGAGGCCTGGCGCTACATCCGCGACCGGACCTGCGACGTGGTGCTCGCGGGAGGCACCGACGCGCTCATCAACGGCACGGAGGTCGCCGGCTTCTCGAACTCGAAGGCGGTCTCCTTCCGCAACGACGAGCCCGAGAAGGCGAGTCGGCCCTTCGATCGCGATCGCGACGGCTTCGTGCTCTCGGAGGGCGCCGCCGTCGTGGTGGTCGAGTCGCTGGAGCACGCGCGGGCGCGGGGCGCGCGCATCTACGCCGAGGTCGTGGGCTACGCGACCGGCAGCGAGGCGTTCCACATCGCCGCGCCGCTGCCGGATGGAGTCGGCGTCGCGGCCTGCATGCAGGCCGCGATCGAGAGCGCCGGCATCGGGCCGGACGCGATCGACTACATCAACGCCCACGCCACTTCCACGCCGCTCGGCGACGTGAACGAGACGCAAGGGATCAAGCTCGTGTTCGGGGAGCGCGCGCAGCGCATCCCGGTGAGCGCGACCAAGTCGATGACGGGACACCTGATCGGCGCCTCGGGCGCGCTCGAGGCGATGATCGCGGCGAAGACCCTCGCGACGGGGATCGTCACGCCGACCATCAACCTCGACCATCCGGATCCCGCGTGCGACCTCGACTACGTGCCGCACGAGGCGCGGCGTGCGGACGTGCGGTACGCGCTCAGCAACTCGTTCGGGTTCGGCGGCGCCAACGCGTCGCTGGTGCTGCGACGATGGGACGGCTGAGCGTCGCGCGCGGCCTCCTGCTGGCCGCGGCCGCGGTGACGACGGCCGGCGCCGCGCCGCTGCAGAACGGCGCCTTCACGGCGGCGTCCGACGGGATGCCGACGGGCTGGCGACTCGAAGCCTGGGCACGCGATCTCTCCGAGGTCGGGTGGGAGGCGGCGGGGGACGGATCGGGCATCGTCCGGATCGTGAATCGGGGCCCGAACGACGCCCGGCTCTGTCAGACGATTCCCGTCACTCCCGGGGCCTCGTATCGCGTCTCGGCGCGGGTGAAGACCGAGAGCGTCGGCCTCGCGACGGCCGGGGCGCTGATCGCGATCGAGCCGCGCATCGCCGATTCCGTCGACGTGAAGGGTACGCAGGACTGGCAACGCGTCGAGGTGAGCGCGCAGAGCGGCGACCTCGGCAGTTGGGACGTCTGCCTCCGCCTCGGCAGCTACGCGAATCTCAACACCGGGACTGCCTGGTTCGCCGACGTCCGCATCGACGTGCTCGGGGGCGCGCCCCGGGCGGCCGGTCGCGAGTGGCCGAGCGTCGGGTGGGCGCAGATGCTCGCGACGTTCCGGCGGACCCCGTGGATGCAG
This DNA window, taken from Deltaproteobacteria bacterium, encodes the following:
- the clpS gene encoding ATP-dependent Clp protease adapter ClpS — its product is MGVERDRRNDGEGTAVETRTKTRLKKPRMYKVLLHNDDYTTMEFVVFVLQGVFHHSESDATRIMLHVHKSGVGVAGVYTREVAETRIAQVEALARKHEYPLRCSMDEA
- the metF gene encoding methylenetetrahydrofolate reductase [NAD(P)H], with the translated sequence MRIRDLFTGRRPVFSFEFFPPKTGDGEQRLVETVQRLKDLGPSFVSVTKTGGKPAEKTIELTARLKHEVGVEAMAHMTCATAGRLEMRRIFERIRDAGIENVLPLRGDPPADQPDFVRPPDGFAHACELVRFLKEGGFDFCLAGAAYPEKHPEAPSAEVDLQNLKTKVDAGVDLLITQMFYRNADYFSFVKRARASGIDLPIVAGIMPITNVAQIERIAKLSGAAIPADLQADLDRTRGDEAGAREVGIAYAIRQCRELLARGAPGIHFYTLNQSPATSAILRELRRDHP
- the fabF gene encoding beta-ketoacyl-ACP synthase II — translated: MSTPRVVITGMGGVTPIGTGIDAIWESACAGRSGIGPITLFDASDQQCRIAGEVRGFEAGRWIPTKHLKRMDDFARYAVASSVMAVEDAKLEITPDNSRRIGVLLGNNDGGGRTIFRTVAAFLANGPGAVSPFYITAITSSMGAAQVAIRLQVRGPNFTIGNACASGLNGIGEAWRYIRDRTCDVVLAGGTDALINGTEVAGFSNSKAVSFRNDEPEKASRPFDRDRDGFVLSEGAAVVVVESLEHARARGARIYAEVVGYATGSEAFHIAAPLPDGVGVAACMQAAIESAGIGPDAIDYINAHATSTPLGDVNETQGIKLVFGERAQRIPVSATKSMTGHLIGASGALEAMIAAKTLATGIVTPTINLDHPDPACDLDYVPHEARRADVRYALSNSFGFGGANASLVLRRWDG